A single region of the Phycisphaerae bacterium RAS1 genome encodes:
- the tmk_2 gene encoding Thymidylate kinase: MAATTEDSFQQPGSEPSYRPPPGQLDAFRLAGAAAFDISEFPGRLIAVEGTDGVGRSTHIALLREYLETRGFGVLHTGLSRSRLAGDGLRRAKLGTTASQRTLDLLYATDFADRLENAMLPALRAGFVVLTDRYFYSIIARSIVRGIDRGWLRDLYRFAPRPHGVLYLKVHVPELLPRVVARGVFDYWESGMDFQEESDLFSSFVRYQQRLLGVFDDLAAEYQFKVIDAGRNVSDVFRDIKDGVMELVAGMKSETT, encoded by the coding sequence TTGGCCGCGACGACGGAAGACTCATTTCAGCAACCGGGGTCCGAGCCGTCCTATCGCCCGCCGCCGGGGCAGCTCGACGCCTTTCGCCTCGCGGGCGCCGCGGCATTTGATATTTCAGAATTTCCCGGCCGGCTGATCGCGGTCGAGGGCACCGACGGCGTCGGCCGCTCGACGCACATCGCGCTTTTGCGCGAGTACCTGGAAACGCGCGGCTTTGGCGTGTTGCACACCGGGCTATCGCGCAGCCGGCTGGCGGGCGACGGTCTGCGGCGCGCCAAGCTGGGAACGACCGCCAGCCAGCGCACGCTGGACCTGCTGTACGCGACCGATTTCGCCGACCGGCTCGAAAACGCCATGCTGCCGGCGCTGCGGGCGGGATTCGTGGTGCTGACCGACCGATATTTTTATTCGATCATTGCGCGGTCGATCGTCCGCGGCATTGACCGAGGCTGGCTGCGCGATCTGTACCGCTTCGCGCCGCGTCCGCACGGCGTGCTCTATCTGAAGGTGCATGTTCCGGAGCTGCTGCCGCGCGTCGTGGCGCGGGGCGTGTTTGACTACTGGGAATCGGGCATGGATTTCCAGGAAGAGTCCGACCTGTTCAGCTCATTCGTGCGATACCAGCAGCGTCTGCTGGGCGTGTTCGATGACCTGGCGGCGGAGTATCAGTTCAAGGTGATCGACGCCGGCCGGAACGTCTCGGACGTGTTTCGCGACATCAAGGACGGCGTGATGGAGCTGGTCGCCGGAATGAAGAGCGAGACGACATGA
- a CDS encoding RDD family protein, translating into MKPAAGARPISRLAGRALVVALLAASAPAQTPPAEPSRTAESIEIGASETTVWLAISDGEQSRLLRRTATTPFALAGSSHGRAAQAIPDRDDLFVFFADGAFSRFSGSEWQRELDLPGQHRPIDAVADAGAVFAVVPAASAAAMPAYDLDAQAASSQPFDPGSARLCLARYDGRAWAGLHTLPIAIHDSNLDARRQPRLLLAGSQRWLAVAARQPDQLQLVRLDARGQAQGDTSTLGIPGLRGFWITSVNQTPALLAAVSRGEAEQLVAYRLLEQPDRPPLWRITELELSIDAARIRRIEAAHGFNQQAVILLADAAGEARLEFGRFGGPPAESGVAVRDVVRSLSAATNSAYLLRSALMLVMLATMGTTFVLRRGSMFQSPALPRDREIAFTFQRSLGFLIDFVPLALLWAGLLHVEPSAAIRDLGTWATGGTSAAVLPDPRVLAWWGVTIASHSVYCLMAELIFGRTLGKWALRVELLSENGRPPTAGQVALRNLMRLVELLPMVWALGLLVILSRNRQRVGDLLSWTIVVRKIQVPQQGQDQP; encoded by the coding sequence GTGAAACCGGCAGCCGGCGCACGCCCCATTTCCCGGTTGGCCGGCCGCGCACTGGTTGTCGCGCTTCTGGCAGCAAGCGCGCCGGCTCAGACGCCGCCGGCGGAACCGTCGCGCACCGCGGAATCGATCGAAATCGGCGCAAGCGAGACGACGGTGTGGCTGGCCATCTCGGATGGCGAGCAGTCGCGCCTCCTGCGGCGCACCGCGACGACCCCGTTTGCCCTGGCCGGGTCCTCGCATGGCCGTGCGGCGCAGGCCATCCCGGACCGCGACGACCTTTTCGTTTTCTTTGCCGACGGCGCCTTCTCTCGCTTCTCAGGCAGCGAATGGCAGCGCGAGCTGGACCTGCCTGGGCAGCACCGGCCGATCGACGCTGTCGCCGACGCGGGCGCAGTGTTCGCCGTCGTTCCTGCGGCATCCGCAGCCGCGATGCCTGCCTACGACCTCGACGCCCAGGCGGCCTCATCCCAGCCGTTCGATCCGGGGTCGGCTCGCCTCTGCCTCGCACGATACGACGGTCGCGCCTGGGCCGGACTGCACACGCTGCCGATCGCCATTCACGACTCCAATCTCGACGCGCGACGGCAACCGCGGCTGCTGCTGGCCGGCTCGCAGCGCTGGCTCGCCGTGGCCGCCCGCCAGCCGGATCAACTTCAGCTCGTTCGCCTCGACGCCCGCGGCCAGGCGCAAGGTGACACGTCGACGCTCGGCATTCCCGGGCTGCGCGGATTCTGGATCACCAGCGTCAACCAGACGCCCGCCCTGCTCGCCGCAGTATCCCGGGGCGAGGCAGAGCAGCTCGTGGCATACCGCCTGCTGGAGCAGCCCGACCGCCCGCCGCTCTGGCGAATCACCGAACTGGAGCTTTCGATCGACGCCGCTCGCATTCGCCGCATCGAAGCGGCCCACGGTTTCAACCAGCAAGCCGTGATTCTGCTGGCGGACGCGGCGGGCGAGGCGCGCCTGGAATTCGGACGCTTCGGCGGCCCGCCGGCCGAGAGCGGCGTCGCGGTGCGCGACGTGGTGCGTTCGCTCAGCGCCGCGACGAACAGCGCCTACTTGCTGCGCAGCGCCCTCATGCTTGTGATGTTGGCGACCATGGGCACGACCTTCGTGCTGCGCCGCGGCAGCATGTTCCAAAGCCCGGCCCTGCCGCGCGACCGCGAGATCGCGTTTACCTTTCAGCGCAGCCTGGGCTTCCTGATCGATTTCGTGCCGCTCGCCCTGCTCTGGGCCGGCCTGCTGCACGTCGAGCCATCCGCCGCAATTCGAGACCTCGGGACCTGGGCCACCGGCGGAACCAGCGCGGCGGTCCTCCCCGATCCGCGCGTGCTGGCGTGGTGGGGCGTCACGATCGCGTCACATTCTGTTTACTGCCTGATGGCGGAGCTGATATTCGGGCGCACCCTGGGCAAGTGGGCGCTGCGGGTCGAACTGCTGTCCGAAAACGGACGGCCGCCCACCGCCGGCCAGGTCGCCCTGCGAAATCTCATGCGACTGGTCGAATTGCTCCCGATGGTCTGGGCGCTCGGATTACTCGTCATTCTCTCGCGCAATCGGCAGCGCGTGGGTGATCTGCTTTCGTGGACGATCGTCGTGCGAAAGATCCAGGTTCCGCAGCAGGGCCAGGACCAACCCTAG
- the prkC_9 gene encoding Serine/threonine-protein kinase PrkC, with product MISDAAVDRLRQAVSWPDLGGTRYRLMERIGEGGMGAVFLTEDTVLQRPVALKVLRDPAFDADAVERMLREARVIARLEHPGIVPVHDLGRLPDGRTYYVMKLVRGRRLDECVADDMPRAERLRIFGRICETAAFAHAHGVVHRDLKPQNIMVGPFGEVLVLDWGVAKLLRPSKGARDAEQGDSAAEADNVRIVGTEDREDAQPPYSGDEEATATRHTASGAVIGTPLYMSPEQARGEVDAVGPASDVYALGAILHFLLSGRPPNAKPSARAWSLPRRGGLRVPRPLEAICRKALAEQPQDRYQTATALARDVDCFLGGQPVVAYREGPLERGVRVARRHRALILLILAYCLMRTAFLLWGNV from the coding sequence ATGATCTCGGACGCCGCGGTGGATCGCCTGCGCCAGGCCGTGAGCTGGCCCGACCTGGGCGGCACGCGCTATCGCCTCATGGAGCGTATCGGCGAGGGCGGCATGGGCGCCGTGTTTCTGACCGAAGACACGGTCCTTCAGCGACCGGTGGCGCTCAAGGTATTGCGTGACCCGGCGTTTGATGCAGACGCGGTCGAGCGCATGCTGCGCGAGGCGCGCGTCATCGCCCGGCTCGAACATCCGGGCATCGTTCCGGTGCACGATCTCGGACGGCTGCCCGACGGCCGCACGTATTACGTCATGAAGCTCGTCCGCGGCCGGCGGCTGGACGAATGCGTCGCCGACGACATGCCGCGGGCGGAGCGGTTGCGCATCTTCGGGCGCATCTGCGAGACCGCGGCGTTCGCCCACGCCCACGGCGTCGTCCATCGCGACCTGAAGCCGCAGAACATCATGGTCGGACCGTTCGGAGAGGTGTTGGTGCTGGATTGGGGAGTGGCCAAGCTGCTGCGCCCGTCGAAGGGCGCGCGCGACGCCGAGCAAGGAGATTCTGCGGCGGAGGCTGACAACGTCAGAATCGTCGGAACCGAGGACCGAGAGGACGCGCAGCCCCCCTACTCGGGCGATGAAGAAGCGACGGCGACGCGGCACACCGCGTCCGGCGCGGTTATTGGTACGCCGCTTTACATGTCGCCGGAGCAGGCGCGCGGGGAGGTGGACGCGGTTGGTCCGGCGAGCGACGTTTACGCGCTGGGGGCGATCCTCCACTTTCTGCTCAGCGGCCGTCCCCCGAACGCGAAGCCGTCGGCGCGGGCGTGGAGTCTGCCTCGCCGCGGCGGGTTGCGCGTTCCACGGCCGCTAGAGGCGATTTGTCGCAAGGCTCTGGCGGAGCAGCCGCAGGATCGTTACCAGACGGCCACTGCGCTGGCGCGGGACGTTGATTGCTTTCTCGGTGGTCAGCCAGTGGTGGCGTATCGCGAGGGGCCGCTGGAGCGCGGCGTGCGCGTCGCGCGGCGGCATCGGGCGCTGATCCTGCTGATTCTGGCGTATTGCCTGATGCGGACGGCGTTTTTGCTGTGGGGGAACGTGTAG
- the gppA gene encoding Guanosine-5'-triphosphate,3'-diphosphate pyrophosphatase, translating into MNRPAWRDKWVEGLHGDTPCAVAARVLLRLRLCAVSRLLPEAAPGIVGDPRAVEAVHQLRVATRRAAAVLRNFKRYCDARVHRKLRRRLRSVRSSVAAARRRDVHAEIIAADAARAEPALRDAYAALLQDVRREDRRVRVLGLPGRRRLNALRRKLLRPMRAPEACDSAVLLDVTAAAGLPAYTLSELAGKMLPEELAAVRNSPPAALRELPALHALRLRGKRLRYGLEVFAGCFPSRFRDEIYPRIAEMQTKLGDINDRVELVQRAEALLLRLDVRRGRQKNGEAGAIRSADIARVCGRYVAERDRLHAEFVQYWAAPETIALFKRLDAMIRLCCAPRRMLRRPLHRSLLEGDGMGFDPDAGPPPTIPQHHRVAAIDVGTNSIRLVVAESDPTVRFRVIEDVKETTRLGAGLYVSGRLDAGAVERSIAALRRMRQIAVDYHVDRIRAVGTSAVREASNGGEFVELARKQAGIEIEPIDADEEARLAFVSVASSFDLDERRIAVADIGGGSTELVFSAGGVIDAIHKLPLGGVRLTEQFSRRGGGGKYYFAKMRRSVDDKIREIVGEAPYPLEMIIGTGGTFTSLARAVLLRGTAAGDGRFPFAVRGLELTHRELLESVNWLRRMTLEERRRVPGINAQRAEIIVAGLCIIERLMKRLRVHRLRVHDGGIRDGLLSRMIDELGAVAVRPPHFSRSALAAVRAYARRCRYDKPHSEHVARLAQRLFDQLSEAFPDAGGVWAGREARDLLHAAALLHDVGWLIAERDHEKHSYDMILHADLDVYSRRELEIIANIARYHRGRGPRLKDPHLRNLNEDDQRLVWHLAGILRIADGLDREHLQDVTDATVSVDAERVTILAGASDRPDVNLRIARRKADVFESAFHTPVVLGWSPATTAGRELVRNEK; encoded by the coding sequence ATGAACCGGCCGGCGTGGCGCGACAAGTGGGTCGAAGGGCTGCACGGCGACACGCCCTGCGCCGTCGCCGCCCGGGTGCTGCTGCGCCTGCGGCTGTGCGCCGTGTCGCGTTTGCTGCCGGAGGCCGCGCCGGGAATCGTCGGCGATCCGCGGGCGGTGGAGGCGGTTCACCAACTGCGCGTCGCCACGCGCCGCGCCGCCGCCGTGCTTCGCAACTTCAAGCGTTACTGCGACGCGCGTGTTCATCGCAAGCTGCGGCGACGGCTGAGGAGCGTTCGCAGCAGCGTCGCCGCCGCGCGGCGCCGGGACGTGCACGCCGAGATCATCGCGGCGGACGCGGCAAGGGCCGAGCCCGCGCTGCGCGATGCGTACGCGGCGCTGCTTCAGGATGTGCGGCGTGAGGACCGCCGCGTGCGTGTGCTGGGGCTTCCCGGCCGGCGGCGGCTGAACGCGCTTCGCCGCAAGCTTCTTCGCCCGATGCGCGCGCCCGAGGCGTGTGATTCGGCCGTGCTGCTGGACGTGACGGCGGCGGCGGGGTTGCCGGCATACACGCTGTCGGAGCTGGCGGGCAAGATGCTGCCGGAAGAGCTGGCGGCCGTTCGGAATTCGCCGCCGGCGGCGCTGCGCGAGCTGCCGGCGCTGCACGCGCTGCGGCTGCGCGGCAAACGGCTGCGGTACGGGCTGGAGGTTTTCGCCGGCTGCTTTCCGTCTCGTTTTCGCGACGAAATCTACCCGCGCATCGCGGAGATGCAGACGAAGCTCGGAGACATCAATGATCGCGTCGAGCTGGTGCAGCGGGCCGAGGCGCTGCTGCTGCGGCTCGACGTCCGTCGCGGGCGCCAGAAGAACGGGGAGGCCGGGGCAATTCGCTCGGCGGACATTGCGCGCGTGTGCGGCCGCTACGTTGCCGAGCGCGACCGGCTGCACGCCGAATTCGTTCAGTACTGGGCGGCCCCGGAGACGATCGCGCTGTTCAAGCGGCTGGACGCGATGATCCGGCTGTGCTGCGCGCCGCGGCGGATGCTGCGCCGCCCGCTGCACCGTTCGCTGCTGGAGGGGGACGGAATGGGTTTCGACCCGGACGCCGGGCCGCCGCCGACGATTCCACAGCATCACCGGGTGGCGGCGATCGACGTGGGGACCAACAGCATCCGCCTGGTGGTCGCGGAAAGCGACCCGACGGTTCGCTTTCGCGTGATCGAGGACGTCAAGGAAACCACGCGGTTGGGAGCGGGGCTGTATGTCTCCGGGCGACTGGATGCGGGGGCCGTCGAGCGTTCCATCGCCGCCTTGCGGCGCATGCGGCAGATCGCGGTCGACTACCATGTGGACCGCATCCGCGCCGTGGGCACGTCCGCCGTCCGCGAAGCCTCGAACGGCGGCGAGTTTGTCGAGCTGGCGCGCAAGCAGGCGGGGATCGAGATCGAGCCGATCGACGCGGACGAAGAGGCCCGGCTGGCGTTCGTCAGCGTGGCGAGCAGCTTTGACCTCGATGAGCGCCGCATCGCCGTCGCCGACATCGGCGGCGGCAGCACGGAGCTGGTGTTCAGCGCCGGCGGCGTAATCGACGCGATTCACAAGCTGCCGCTGGGCGGCGTTCGGCTGACGGAGCAATTCAGCCGGCGCGGCGGCGGCGGAAAATACTACTTCGCGAAGATGCGGCGAAGCGTGGACGACAAAATCCGCGAAATCGTGGGAGAGGCGCCCTACCCGCTGGAGATGATCATCGGCACGGGCGGCACGTTTACGAGCCTGGCGCGGGCGGTGCTGCTGCGCGGCACAGCGGCGGGCGACGGGCGGTTTCCATTCGCCGTGCGCGGCCTGGAGCTGACGCATCGTGAGCTGCTGGAGAGTGTGAACTGGCTGCGGCGGATGACGCTCGAGGAACGGCGGCGCGTGCCGGGAATCAATGCGCAGCGGGCCGAGATCATCGTCGCCGGGCTGTGCATCATCGAGCGGCTGATGAAGCGGCTGCGGGTCCACCGGCTGCGCGTGCATGACGGCGGCATCCGCGACGGGCTGCTTTCGAGAATGATCGACGAGTTGGGGGCCGTCGCCGTCCGCCCGCCGCATTTCTCGCGTTCGGCGCTGGCGGCGGTGCGGGCCTATGCGCGCCGCTGCCGTTACGACAAGCCGCACAGCGAACACGTGGCCCGCTTGGCGCAGCGGCTGTTTGACCAGCTTTCCGAGGCCTTTCCGGACGCCGGCGGCGTCTGGGCCGGGCGCGAGGCGCGGGACCTGCTGCACGCGGCCGCGCTCCTGCATGACGTAGGCTGGCTGATCGCCGAGCGCGACCACGAGAAGCACAGTTACGATATGATCCTGCACGCCGACCTGGACGTGTATTCGCGGCGGGAGCTGGAGATCATCGCGAATATCGCGCGGTATCACCGCGGACGCGGTCCTCGACTCAAAGATCCGCATCTGCGGAATCTGAACGAAGATGATCAGCGGCTGGTGTGGCACCTGGCCGGCATCTTGAGGATCGCCGACGGCCTGGATCGCGAGCATCTTCAGGACGTGACCGACGCGACGGTGAGCGTGGACGCGGAGCGCGTCACGATTTTGGCCGGCGCTTCGGATCGTCCGGACGTCAACCTGCGCATCGCGCGGCGCAAGGCGGACGTGTTTGAGAGCGCGTTTCACACGCCGGTCGTGCTGGGCTGGAGCCCGGCGACGACGGCGGGCCGGGAACTGGTGCGGAACGAGAAATGA
- the oprF_1 gene encoding Outer membrane porin F precursor, translating into MADRDTPETPSPSGGSGCPVPWCPAAVCNLPARFVLAVRDEVPAGCANAVGPETHPDSIRAVITSGAAHITARAQSLFSLRTTGGDARQILQLLRDGRLVLLEPSPAVPTHTPGRGRRTPPTPETPPDTPPPDEERAWIKIKVVDDQTGQGMSGIVLKVTQPNGKTFDFTTRADGAVEVHEIDQGACNVTCDLTNALITDTVDFVGIGTETIGSPESAGDEAAAGGGAAGGNGDAAAGTDAAGADAQPDVTISPIRATRIAEIEAHKVKTGETLESLAQGAGMTWQQLALFNFNTVIPDTINRHLKDDVGCTKRTADGANYMFDDSDDPGIIFIPKAWNQEGLATEQEHVVRVQSLGFPRTAPAMLECVCIPGVTFEFDKSFVRPTVVDHLKKVDEALTAHPDAKLIIFGHTDRVGNTQYNKDLSDRRAKSTFAFITDQPDVWEGLYNEENWGLKVVQTILLDLGHDPGTIDGVMGPNTQRAMRSFKGISDPNVTVANDAAFRRELFTAYMTGKHNVRVTQDQFFGPKFMGCGEFNPFLAPNAAELANRSPGNEPNRRVVLYLFERPPSSIPCQLHAIQPCNQQIAIGGPRATRGANPPFPCAFYDGIAKECHCEGADVPPPPPPPPPPPPPPPPPPPVQQATIDIVATATAAAPAATFVRIGIWDQGYDGTGNVKNDEAEANNFVGSDKRRFFFRVRDPAAAASTVNLNWKTLKADNTDDDAPATQTLTLTETAAGSKVFVSKAVSLVTDTVDRDQPTHSGLPAGNPDAGVRNAGQSNHRTRKASMEGSVKGTYTPSGGGAAVDVTLPVFNRNPDERRKLRLRVINYSIGGVASVNEAYIDAQLQHANDRWNQVGLKVERDATVARACPAAALNAANLYAGSANNAEEQAALSDLIPVTPDNTLTVVFVNMTGANAYSTIGQRNPIPQPDGTNLTMDDRYFIYLNSGLDLNNETLAHELHHVLFNRFDTAVDQRFYTFNTNPPTAFGIALPSVRVYRRIQNQHAADPDNDATNNNVLNWQRRTRTTRFPIPGGIAAPDTTTGNRFTTAF; encoded by the coding sequence ATGGCCGATCGCGACACACCCGAGACGCCGAGCCCGAGCGGGGGCAGCGGCTGCCCGGTGCCTTGGTGCCCCGCCGCCGTTTGCAATCTCCCGGCGCGGTTCGTGCTGGCGGTCCGTGACGAGGTTCCGGCCGGCTGTGCGAACGCTGTCGGTCCCGAAACCCATCCCGACTCCATACGCGCGGTCATCACCTCAGGCGCGGCGCACATTACGGCTCGCGCCCAGAGCCTCTTTTCACTTCGAACAACCGGCGGCGACGCGCGGCAGATTCTCCAACTGCTGCGGGATGGTCGACTGGTGCTGCTCGAGCCGAGTCCGGCCGTTCCGACGCACACGCCGGGACGCGGCCGCCGGACTCCGCCTACCCCGGAGACGCCGCCCGACACGCCGCCGCCCGACGAGGAGCGGGCGTGGATCAAGATCAAGGTGGTGGATGACCAGACCGGTCAGGGCATGTCGGGCATCGTCCTGAAGGTGACGCAGCCGAACGGCAAGACGTTTGATTTCACGACGCGCGCCGATGGGGCGGTCGAAGTTCACGAGATCGATCAGGGCGCGTGCAACGTCACCTGCGACCTGACCAACGCGCTGATCACCGATACGGTCGATTTTGTCGGCATCGGGACGGAGACGATCGGCTCGCCCGAAAGCGCCGGAGACGAGGCGGCAGCGGGCGGCGGCGCGGCGGGCGGCAATGGGGATGCGGCGGCGGGGACGGATGCCGCCGGGGCGGACGCTCAGCCTGACGTCACCATTTCGCCGATCCGCGCCACGCGCATCGCGGAAATCGAGGCGCACAAGGTCAAGACCGGCGAGACGCTGGAGAGCCTGGCGCAGGGCGCGGGCATGACCTGGCAGCAGCTCGCGCTGTTCAATTTCAACACGGTCATTCCGGACACGATCAACCGGCATCTGAAGGACGATGTCGGCTGCACGAAGCGCACCGCCGACGGCGCGAACTACATGTTTGATGACTCGGACGATCCGGGCATCATCTTCATTCCGAAGGCATGGAATCAGGAGGGGCTGGCGACGGAGCAGGAGCACGTGGTTCGCGTGCAGTCGCTGGGATTCCCGCGCACGGCGCCGGCGATGCTCGAGTGCGTATGTATTCCGGGCGTGACGTTCGAGTTTGACAAGTCGTTCGTCCGGCCGACCGTCGTCGATCACCTGAAGAAGGTGGACGAGGCGCTGACGGCCCATCCGGACGCCAAACTCATCATCTTCGGTCATACGGACCGAGTCGGAAACACGCAATACAACAAGGATTTGTCCGACCGCCGGGCGAAGAGCACGTTCGCGTTCATCACCGATCAGCCGGATGTCTGGGAAGGGCTGTACAACGAAGAGAACTGGGGATTGAAAGTCGTTCAGACGATCCTGCTGGACCTGGGGCACGATCCGGGGACGATCGACGGCGTGATGGGGCCGAACACGCAGCGGGCGATGCGCTCGTTTAAGGGCATCAGCGATCCGAACGTGACCGTCGCCAACGACGCCGCGTTCCGCCGCGAGCTGTTCACCGCCTACATGACCGGCAAGCACAACGTGCGCGTGACGCAGGACCAGTTCTTCGGCCCGAAGTTCATGGGCTGCGGCGAGTTCAATCCGTTTCTGGCGCCGAACGCGGCGGAGCTGGCCAACCGCTCCCCCGGCAACGAGCCAAACCGCCGCGTCGTGCTCTATCTCTTCGAGCGGCCGCCGTCGTCGATTCCGTGCCAGCTTCACGCGATCCAGCCGTGCAACCAGCAGATTGCGATCGGCGGGCCGCGGGCGACGCGCGGGGCGAATCCGCCGTTTCCGTGCGCGTTTTACGATGGGATTGCGAAGGAGTGTCACTGCGAAGGCGCGGATGTTCCGCCGCCGCCCCCACCGCCCCCGCCTCCTCCCCCGCCGCCGCCGCCACCTCCACCGGTGCAGCAGGCGACGATCGACATTGTCGCCACGGCGACGGCCGCCGCCCCCGCGGCGACGTTCGTGCGCATCGGCATCTGGGACCAGGGATACGATGGCACCGGAAATGTAAAAAACGACGAAGCCGAGGCGAACAACTTCGTCGGCTCAGACAAGCGGCGTTTCTTCTTCCGCGTGCGCGACCCGGCGGCGGCCGCAAGCACCGTCAACCTCAACTGGAAGACGCTGAAGGCCGACAACACCGACGACGACGCCCCGGCGACGCAGACGCTGACTCTGACCGAGACGGCGGCGGGCTCGAAGGTGTTCGTGTCGAAGGCGGTATCCCTGGTAACGGACACGGTTGACCGCGATCAGCCGACGCACAGCGGTCTGCCCGCCGGCAACCCGGACGCCGGCGTGCGCAACGCCGGCCAGAGCAATCACCGCACGCGCAAAGCGTCGATGGAAGGGTCGGTCAAGGGAACGTATACCCCCTCCGGCGGCGGCGCGGCCGTCGACGTCACATTGCCGGTATTCAATCGCAACCCGGACGAGCGGCGTAAGTTGCGTTTGCGCGTGATTAACTACTCGATCGGCGGCGTCGCCAGCGTGAACGAAGCCTACATCGACGCCCAGCTCCAGCACGCCAACGATCGCTGGAACCAGGTCGGGCTGAAGGTCGAGCGCGATGCGACGGTGGCGCGGGCGTGCCCCGCGGCCGCGCTGAACGCCGCGAATCTCTACGCCGGCAGCGCCAACAACGCCGAGGAGCAGGCGGCGCTGAGCGACCTCATTCCAGTGACGCCGGACAACACGCTGACGGTCGTATTCGTCAACATGACCGGGGCGAACGCCTACTCGACGATCGGACAGCGCAACCCGATCCCGCAGCCGGACGGCACCAATCTGACGATGGACGATCGATATTTCATCTACCTCAACTCGGGCCTGGATCTGAACAACGAGACGCTGGCGCACGAGCTGCACCACGTGCTCTTCAACCGCTTCGACACCGCGGTCGACCAACGCTTCTACACGTTCAACACGAATCCGCCGACGGCCTTCGGCATCGCACTGCCAAGTGTGCGGGTTTACCGGCGGATTCAGAATCAGCACGCGGCCGACCCGGACAACGATGCGACGAACAACAACGTGTTGAACTGGCAGCGGCGCACGCGGACGACGCGTTTCCCGATCCCCGGCGGGATCGCGGCGCCTGACACGACGACGGGAAACCGGTTTACGACCGCGTTTTGA
- the tmk_1 gene encoding Thymidylate kinase, whose protein sequence is MSEPSFYGNFGELPGKLVIVEGIDGSGKSTQLDLLRKWIVSQGYCAYFSEWNSSPVVRSITKMGKDQHLLSPMTFSLIHAADFADRLDRTILPPLRAGAVVLTDRYIFTAFARDAARRVNPDYVRRVYRFAPRPSAAFYFRVPLDEALNRILAGRPELKHYEAGMDLGLSDDPIESFRLFQRRILDEYERMVPEFGLQVVDATLPITEQQRLVRKIVGPLLNGCLRKPTLPYADLARDQGLTGHYLNELAEEMRAT, encoded by the coding sequence ATGAGCGAGCCGTCGTTCTACGGGAATTTCGGCGAACTGCCAGGAAAGCTGGTGATCGTCGAGGGCATCGACGGGTCGGGCAAGAGCACGCAGCTCGACCTGCTTCGCAAGTGGATCGTCTCGCAGGGGTATTGCGCCTACTTCAGCGAGTGGAACTCCTCGCCGGTGGTGCGCTCGATCACCAAGATGGGCAAGGACCAGCACCTGCTCAGCCCGATGACGTTCTCACTGATTCACGCGGCGGACTTTGCCGACCGATTGGATCGGACGATTCTGCCGCCGTTGCGGGCGGGCGCGGTCGTGCTCACCGACCGCTACATTTTCACGGCCTTCGCCCGCGACGCCGCCCGCCGCGTCAATCCCGACTACGTTCGCCGTGTGTACCGCTTCGCGCCGCGGCCGTCGGCGGCGTTTTATTTCCGCGTTCCGCTGGACGAGGCGTTGAACCGGATTCTGGCCGGGCGGCCGGAGCTGAAGCACTACGAGGCGGGCATGGACCTGGGCCTGTCCGACGATCCGATCGAAAGCTTCAGGCTGTTTCAGCGGCGGATTCTGGACGAGTACGAGCGGATGGTGCCGGAGTTCGGGTTGCAGGTGGTCGATGCGACGCTGCCGATCACCGAACAGCAGCGGCTGGTGCGGAAGATCGTCGGTCCGCTGCTGAACGGCTGCCTGCGGAAGCCGACGCTTCCGTATGCCGACCTGGCGCGCGATCAGGGGTTGACGGGGCATTACCTGAACGAGCTGGCCGAGGAAATGCGCGCGACGTAG